A genomic segment from Myxococcales bacterium encodes:
- a CDS encoding TIGR03960 family B12-binding radical SAM protein: MLMDKLLAQVERPSRYIGGEIGARRKDPASVEFRVALAFPDVYEIGMSHLGYQLLYGILNDLPWCAAERVYSPWPDMEALLRREGLPLGSQETGTPLAAFDLVGFTLQYELSATGILQILDLGGIPLRAADRGEDAPLVIAGGPCAANPEPWALFFDAVFIGEGEDAIVEIARTLRDAKLGGADRREKLARLAAIPGMYLPQARLPVFRDRRLEGFQLAPGQPARVRRRLVTDLGAAPRPTAPILPSAPAVHDRLAIEVMRGCLRGCRFCFAGFFYRPVREREGEQVIDLVRAGLAESGHDEVSLLSLSTGDWSPVQSVLPRLMRELAPARVALSLPSLRAESLRGELAAAIRQVRRTGFTIAPEAATERMRRVINKPIGDEPILEAVRHVFTMGWELIKLYFMIGLPTETEADVAAIGDLVQRVWRTGNQVDRRARVNVTVSTFVPKPHTPFERFGMLPPADLVGRLKRFPSKAQRGAITFHTNPVLASLVEGAITRGDRRTGEAIEAAYRGGARFDGWREHFKYGVWEAAFLQAGLDLVAEATKTYADDEILPWDGVDIGIDPAYLRAERDRALRGETTADCRDGICKECGNCAAEIRTRLAAAEIAAPASEPAPPATTTTPPPLFRYWICFAKAGTAKWLGHLDLVRLFGRAMRRAGLPVAYSLGYHPMPRLSFGPPLAIGIAGDEEWLEAWLTETTGPAEIQSRLQSSLPEGFRLIAAKQMPNEAPSLFEAIAGWEYEIELTEPAGETAAAAAIERFLALSEYPVTVVKKGRDRVLDARQLVRWARLENGRLRFFALNPPSGMLKPTHLGALLLGLPEERIPAYHVFRRRTVMAAGEKT, from the coding sequence ATGCTGATGGATAAGCTACTCGCCCAGGTCGAGCGCCCGTCGCGGTATATCGGCGGAGAGATCGGCGCGCGCCGCAAGGATCCGGCGAGCGTCGAATTCCGCGTGGCGCTGGCTTTTCCCGACGTCTACGAAATCGGGATGAGCCACCTGGGATATCAGCTTCTCTACGGCATTTTGAACGACCTGCCCTGGTGCGCCGCCGAACGGGTGTATTCCCCTTGGCCGGACATGGAGGCGTTGCTGCGCCGGGAAGGGCTGCCGCTCGGTTCGCAGGAAACCGGGACGCCGCTGGCCGCGTTCGATCTGGTCGGCTTCACGCTGCAATACGAACTTTCGGCCACGGGCATCCTGCAAATATTGGATCTGGGCGGCATCCCTTTACGCGCCGCCGACCGCGGTGAGGACGCGCCGCTGGTCATCGCGGGCGGTCCCTGCGCCGCCAATCCGGAACCGTGGGCGCTTTTTTTCGACGCGGTGTTCATCGGTGAGGGCGAGGACGCCATCGTCGAGATCGCCCGGACCTTGCGCGACGCGAAACTGGGCGGCGCCGACCGGCGGGAAAAATTGGCGCGATTGGCCGCCATTCCCGGCATGTATCTTCCGCAGGCGCGGCTACCGGTGTTTCGTGATCGTCGCCTGGAAGGATTTCAACTCGCGCCGGGGCAGCCCGCGCGCGTCCGGCGCCGCCTGGTGACGGATCTCGGGGCCGCGCCGCGACCGACCGCGCCGATCCTGCCCAGCGCGCCGGCCGTCCACGACCGTCTGGCCATCGAAGTCATGCGGGGCTGCCTGCGCGGTTGCCGCTTCTGCTTCGCGGGATTTTTCTATCGGCCGGTGCGGGAACGCGAGGGCGAACAGGTCATCGACCTGGTCCGCGCGGGACTGGCCGAGAGCGGGCACGATGAAGTGAGCCTGCTGTCGCTTTCCACCGGCGATTGGTCGCCGGTTCAGTCGGTACTGCCGCGGCTCATGCGCGAGCTGGCGCCGGCGCGGGTGGCGTTGTCGCTGCCCAGCCTGCGCGCCGAATCCTTGCGCGGCGAACTGGCCGCCGCCATCCGCCAGGTACGCCGCACCGGTTTTACCATCGCCCCCGAGGCGGCGACGGAGCGGATGCGGCGGGTCATCAACAAACCGATCGGCGACGAACCGATCCTCGAAGCCGTGCGACACGTCTTTACGATGGGCTGGGAGCTGATCAAACTGTACTTCATGATCGGCCTGCCGACGGAAACCGAGGCGGATGTCGCGGCCATCGGCGATTTGGTGCAGCGCGTCTGGCGGACCGGCAACCAGGTGGACCGCCGGGCCCGGGTGAACGTCACCGTGAGCACGTTCGTTCCCAAACCGCACACGCCGTTCGAGCGCTTCGGCATGTTGCCGCCCGCCGACCTGGTCGGACGGTTGAAGCGCTTTCCGTCGAAGGCGCAGCGCGGCGCCATCACGTTCCATACCAATCCGGTGCTGGCCAGCCTCGTCGAGGGCGCGATCACCCGCGGCGACCGCCGGACCGGCGAAGCCATCGAGGCGGCCTATCGCGGCGGCGCCCGGTTCGACGGCTGGCGCGAGCATTTCAAATACGGCGTTTGGGAAGCCGCGTTTCTTCAAGCCGGCCTCGACCTGGTCGCCGAGGCGACGAAGACGTACGCCGACGACGAGATCCTGCCGTGGGACGGCGTGGACATCGGCATCGATCCGGCCTATTTGCGGGCGGAACGGGACCGCGCCTTGCGCGGGGAAACCACCGCCGATTGCCGCGACGGCATTTGCAAGGAATGCGGCAACTGCGCGGCCGAGATTCGGACGCGGTTGGCCGCGGCGGAAATCGCCGCGCCGGCAAGCGAACCGGCCCCGCCGGCGACGACGACAACGCCACCGCCGCTGTTTCGCTATTGGATCTGCTTCGCCAAGGCGGGGACGGCCAAATGGCTGGGCCACCTGGATCTGGTGCGGCTTTTCGGCCGCGCCATGCGCCGGGCGGGGTTGCCGGTCGCCTACAGCCTCGGCTATCACCCGATGCCGCGCCTGTCGTTCGGACCGCCGCTGGCCATCGGCATCGCCGGCGACGAGGAATGGCTGGAAGCCTGGCTGACCGAAACGACGGGCCCGGCCGAAATCCAATCGCGCCTGCAATCCTCGCTGCCGGAAGGGTTCCGGCTCATTGCGGCGAAACAAATGCCCAACGAAGCGCCGAGCCTGTTCGAGGCGATCGCCGGCTGGGAGTACGAGATCGAATTGACCGAACCGGCAGGGGAAACCGCGGCGGCCGCGGCGATCGAGCGGTTTCTGGCGCTGTCCGAATACCCGGTGACGGTGGTGAAAAAAGGGCGCGACCGCGTGCTGGACGCGCGGCAACTGGTGCGCTGGGCGCGACTGGAAAACGGCCGGCTGCGGTTTTTCGCGCTCAATCCGCCATCCGGGATGCTCAAGCCGACGCACCTCGGGGCGCTTTTGCTTGGTTTGCCGGAGGAACGGATTCCGGCTTATCACGTTTTTCGGCGGCGCACGGTGATGGCGGCCGGCGAAAAAACCTAA
- a CDS encoding TetR/AcrR family transcriptional regulator, whose protein sequence is MPKKPFEQLAARQKQKIYKISLELLANNGYDRTSIKMITKRLKVADGYLHYYFYGKEDLVKWALENGLDSWMDHFRVHVEQRHPKDLYELYKYSIAQMIRFTRTHHDLFAAYMRLVDEPHTALAKYLYEKISWIDKLYIKAIEDEMEKGTLRSDVPAPLIAAILDVINTRFQEYCYNPGLDPIGVSKMDDSQVNELTDKVLSILRHGLNPQPAG, encoded by the coding sequence ATGCCAAAAAAACCGTTTGAGCAACTTGCCGCGCGGCAAAAGCAGAAAATTTATAAAATCAGCCTCGAGTTGCTGGCCAATAACGGCTATGACCGGACCAGCATCAAGATGATCACCAAGCGGCTGAAAGTCGCCGACGGCTATCTGCATTATTACTTTTATGGCAAGGAAGACCTGGTCAAATGGGCCTTGGAAAACGGGCTGGATAGTTGGATGGATCACTTCCGAGTCCATGTCGAGCAACGGCATCCGAAAGACTTGTACGAGTTGTATAAATATTCGATCGCGCAGATGATCCGTTTCACGCGGACGCACCACGATCTTTTCGCCGCCTATATGCGGTTGGTGGACGAACCCCATACCGCATTGGCCAAATACCTGTACGAAAAAATCTCCTGGATCGATAAATTGTACATCAAGGCCATCGAGGACGAGATGGAAAAGGGCACCCTGCGAAGCGACGTGCCCGCGCCGTTGATCGCCGCGATTCTCGATGTGATCAACACCCGTTTTCAGGAGTATTGTTACAACCCTGGGCTCGACCCCATCGGGGTGTCGAAAATGGACGATTCCCAGGTGAACGAGCTGACGGATAAAGTGCTGTCGATCCTGCGACACGGTCTGAATCCGCAACCGGCCGGCTGA
- the dinB gene encoding DNA polymerase IV: protein MPRLIMHLDMDAFFAAIEQRDHPEYRGKPVVVGAQPGGRGVVATCSYEARRYGIHSAMPISQAYKRCPQAIFVTPDHHRYVDVSRQVMTLLETISPLVEPISIDEAFVDITGLEKLFGSPADIGRHAKELIRRETELTASVGIGPNRLIAKIGSDHRKPDGLTVVAPEEVLDFLAPLPVSRLRGVGPRALKELQQLGIRTVGQLRAWPPAALAERFGERWAAELHAQSRGIASAEIGGEEQRKQVSKETTFMADVDEPAIIRDTLLELSTGVGRAARGEELCGRVVTLKIRLEGFETHTRQTRLDHATNSDRRIFAAAMKLFAASGFAGRKIRLLGVGLSDWESAPCRQLDLDFVADTKEAKLFAAVDRLTDRFGRGVIGLGGAGLKKPSREE, encoded by the coding sequence ATGCCGCGCCTGATCATGCACCTGGATATGGATGCGTTTTTCGCCGCCATTGAGCAGCGCGATCATCCGGAATACCGCGGCAAGCCGGTCGTGGTCGGCGCGCAGCCGGGCGGGCGCGGCGTCGTCGCGACGTGTTCCTACGAGGCGCGGCGCTACGGCATCCATTCGGCGATGCCGATTTCGCAAGCTTACAAACGTTGCCCGCAGGCCATTTTCGTCACCCCCGACCATCACCGATACGTCGACGTTTCGCGGCAAGTGATGACGCTGCTCGAAACCATTTCGCCGCTGGTCGAACCGATTTCCATCGACGAGGCGTTCGTCGATATCACGGGGCTGGAAAAATTGTTCGGCTCGCCGGCGGACATCGGCCGCCACGCCAAGGAACTGATCCGCCGCGAAACCGAACTAACGGCCTCGGTGGGCATCGGCCCGAACCGGCTGATCGCCAAGATCGGCTCGGACCACCGGAAGCCCGACGGCTTGACCGTGGTCGCGCCGGAAGAGGTGTTGGATTTCCTGGCGCCGCTGCCGGTTTCGCGCTTGCGCGGCGTCGGCCCGCGCGCGCTCAAGGAATTGCAGCAACTGGGCATCCGCACCGTCGGCCAATTGCGCGCCTGGCCGCCGGCGGCGCTGGCCGAACGGTTCGGCGAACGGTGGGCCGCGGAGTTGCACGCGCAATCCCGCGGCATCGCCTCGGCGGAAATCGGCGGCGAGGAACAACGCAAACAGGTGTCGAAGGAAACCACGTTCATGGCCGACGTCGACGAGCCGGCGATCATCCGCGACACCCTGCTGGAGTTGTCCACCGGGGTGGGTCGCGCGGCGCGCGGTGAGGAGCTTTGCGGCCGGGTGGTGACCTTGAAAATCCGCCTGGAAGGATTCGAAACGCATACGCGGCAAACGCGGCTGGATCACGCGACCAACAGCGATCGGCGCATCTTCGCCGCCGCGATGAAGCTGTTCGCCGCGAGCGGTTTTGCCGGGCGGAAAATTCGCCTGCTCGGCGTCGGCCTTTCCGATTGGGAAAGTGCGCCGTGCCGGCAACTCGATCTGGATTTTGTCGCCGATACCAAAGAAGCGAAGTTGTTCGCCGCGGTGGATCGGCTGACCGATCGTTTCGGGCGCGGCGTCATCGGCCTGGGCGGCGCCGGATTGAAAAAGCCTTCGCGCGAGGAATGA
- a CDS encoding S9 family peptidase, which translates to MSLLSGRHGRRIIFWLSLLLLAVAAFGCAAAKTAPVVPAIAAKPVIPPLIPRQVLFGNPDRAGVQLSADGQKISFLAPVDGVLNVWVGPADDFTTAKPVTSDKKRGIRNYFWAYTNEHVLYLQDKDGDENWRVHVVDLRDGSDRDLTPYPGVRADIQAVSPKFPTSILIALNNRVPEYHDLYRVDLLTGELSLAMQNPGFADFVTDDDYRIRFADRITPDGGLEYLKLADDGQWQPYLQIGADDAMTTHLVGFDKTTAGIYLLDSRQRDTAALYWQNVASGERKLLAEDPRADISDALVHPTEKTVQAVAANFERKHWRTLDQAIAPDLEYLRGLDDGDVEVTDRTVDDARWIVAYVKDDGPVRYYLYDHRARRAKFLFTNLQALEHLPLVKMHPVSIPARDGLSLVSYLTLPQESDPDGDARPAAPLPLVLYVHGGPWSRTSWGLNSMHQWLANRGYAVLDVNFRGSTGFGKNFINAGNKEWGGKMQTDLMDAVAWAVQAGIADPAKVAIMGGSYGGYATLAGMTLTPEAFACGVDIVGPSNLETLLESIPPYWKPMLDVFYTRVGDPRTDEGVLFLASRSPLTHADQIRRPLLIGQGANDPRVKQAESDQIVKAMKLSNIPVTYVLYSDEGHGFARPENRLSFFAVTELFLAGCLGGRAEPIGKDFAGSSIAVPEGAAQVPGLIEGLNPPGGGN; encoded by the coding sequence ATGTCTTTGCTTTCGGGCCGTCATGGCCGGCGGATCATTTTTTGGCTCTCGTTGCTCCTTCTTGCCGTGGCGGCCTTCGGCTGCGCGGCCGCGAAAACGGCCCCGGTCGTTCCGGCGATCGCCGCCAAACCGGTCATCCCGCCGCTGATTCCGCGGCAGGTGTTGTTCGGCAACCCGGATCGCGCCGGCGTGCAACTCAGCGCCGACGGGCAAAAGATCAGCTTTTTGGCGCCGGTGGACGGCGTGCTGAACGTCTGGGTCGGTCCGGCCGACGATTTCACGACGGCCAAGCCGGTGACGAGCGATAAAAAGCGCGGCATCCGCAACTATTTCTGGGCCTACACCAACGAGCACGTTCTCTATCTGCAAGACAAGGACGGCGACGAAAACTGGCGCGTCCACGTCGTGGATCTGCGCGACGGTTCCGACCGCGACCTGACGCCCTACCCCGGCGTGCGCGCGGACATCCAGGCCGTCAGCCCGAAATTCCCGACGTCGATCCTGATCGCGCTCAACAATCGCGTGCCGGAATATCACGACCTCTACCGCGTCGATCTGCTGACCGGCGAATTGTCCCTGGCGATGCAAAACCCCGGTTTCGCCGATTTCGTCACCGACGACGATTACCGCATCCGCTTCGCCGACCGCATCACCCCCGACGGCGGACTCGAATACCTGAAATTGGCCGATGACGGCCAGTGGCAGCCGTATCTGCAAATCGGGGCGGACGACGCGATGACCACCCACCTGGTCGGCTTCGACAAAACCACCGCGGGCATTTACCTGCTCGACAGCCGCCAGCGCGACACCGCCGCGTTGTACTGGCAGAACGTCGCCTCGGGCGAACGGAAATTGCTGGCCGAGGATCCGCGCGCCGACATCAGCGACGCGCTGGTCCATCCCACCGAGAAAACCGTACAGGCCGTCGCCGCGAATTTCGAGCGCAAGCACTGGCGGACTCTGGACCAGGCCATCGCCCCCGACCTGGAATACCTGCGCGGCCTCGACGACGGCGACGTGGAAGTAACCGACCGCACCGTCGACGACGCCCGCTGGATCGTGGCGTACGTCAAGGACGACGGGCCGGTGCGCTATTACCTTTACGATCATCGCGCCCGCCGGGCGAAATTTCTCTTTACCAATCTGCAAGCCCTGGAACATCTGCCGCTGGTCAAGATGCATCCGGTCAGCATTCCGGCGCGCGACGGCCTGTCGCTGGTCAGCTACCTGACGCTGCCGCAAGAATCGGACCCGGACGGCGACGCCCGGCCGGCGGCGCCGCTGCCGCTGGTGTTGTACGTTCACGGCGGCCCCTGGTCGCGCACGTCGTGGGGTCTGAACTCCATGCACCAATGGCTGGCGAATCGCGGTTACGCGGTGCTGGACGTAAACTTCCGCGGTTCGACGGGATTCGGGAAGAACTTCATCAACGCGGGCAACAAGGAATGGGGCGGCAAGATGCAGACCGACCTCATGGACGCCGTAGCCTGGGCCGTCCAGGCGGGCATCGCCGATCCGGCCAAGGTCGCGATCATGGGCGGCAGTTACGGCGGTTACGCCACATTGGCGGGTATGACCCTGACTCCCGAGGCGTTCGCCTGCGGCGTCGACATCGTCGGGCCGTCCAACCTGGAGACGCTGCTGGAATCGATCCCACCCTACTGGAAGCCGATGCTCGACGTTTTCTACACGCGCGTCGGTGATCCGCGCACCGACGAAGGCGTGCTCTTTCTCGCGTCGCGTTCGCCGCTGACGCATGCCGACCAGATCCGCCGGCCGCTTTTGATCGGCCAGGGCGCCAACGACCCGCGCGTCAAGCAGGCGGAGTCGGACCAGATCGTCAAGGCGATGAAGCTGAGCAATATCCCGGTGACCTACGTGCTCTATTCGGATGAAGGACACGGTTTCGCCCGGCCGGAAAACCGGCTGTCGTTTTTCGCGGTGACCGAACTGTTTCTCGCCGGATGCCTGGGCGGCCGCGCCGAGCCGATCGGCAAGGATTTCGCCGGTTCGAGCATCGCCGTGCCGGAAGGTGCGGCGCAGGTGCCGGGATTGATCGAGGGTTTGAACCCGCCAGGGGGCGGAAATTAG
- a CDS encoding flavodoxin — MKNIGVFFGSITGNTREIAEAIRSEFGRNAIVQDINEVDRVDLDDYDLVILGTSTWDIGEVEEWKDFLAKLDNPERYDTKFALFGLGDQKEYPDKFLNTMGYLYDRLLARGATIIGKFSTEGFGFMASDAVSGGRFVGLALDQDNQPEQSPVRIRNWVAQIRNSLAE, encoded by the coding sequence ATGAAAAACATCGGCGTTTTCTTCGGCTCGATCACCGGCAATACCAGGGAAATAGCCGAGGCGATTCGATCCGAATTCGGAAGAAATGCCATCGTGCAGGACATCAATGAAGTCGACCGAGTAGATCTGGACGACTACGACCTGGTTATCCTGGGGACATCCACGTGGGATATCGGGGAAGTGGAAGAATGGAAGGATTTCCTGGCCAAGCTGGATAATCCGGAGCGCTACGACACCAAATTCGCCTTATTCGGTCTCGGCGATCAAAAGGAATACCCCGATAAATTTCTGAACACCATGGGCTATCTCTATGACCGCCTGTTGGCTCGCGGGGCAACGATCATCGGGAAATTTTCGACCGAAGGTTTCGGCTTTATGGCCTCGGATGCCGTGAGCGGTGGCCGCTTCGTCGGACTGGCGCTGGATCAGGACAATCAGCCCGAACAATCCCCGGTTCGCATCCGGAATTGGGTAGCGCAAATCAGGAATTCCCTGGCCGAGTAA
- a CDS encoding aldehyde dehydrogenase family protein: MTIASTNPSNGQLIRTFAELSPAEIEQRLARAQRAFPAWAGLGFVKRAALLRGLAARLRQDAQRLGALMTLEMGKPIAQARAEIEKCAWVCEFYAAHGAEFLPTRAVATDAAESYVRYDPLGIVLAIMPWNFPFWQIFRFAAPALLAGNAALLKHASNVPQCAMAIEDLFRDCRFPDGVFTNLLISAATAETLIAHPAVAAVTLTGSETAGRRVAAAAGAALKKSVLELGGSDPFIVLDDADLERAAAAGAQARTINAGQSCIAAKRFIVLETVAKPFLQLFKAQLRQLKVGDPLDETTAIGPLARGDLRFLLHDQITRSVTAGARLELGGEIPAGRGYFYPVTLLTQVRPEMPVAAEETFGPVAPVLVVETDAEAVRLANASPYGLGASLWTQNQAKARRIAGELEAGVYT; encoded by the coding sequence ATGACCATCGCCAGCACCAATCCGTCCAACGGCCAGTTGATCAGAACTTTCGCGGAACTTTCGCCGGCGGAAATCGAGCAACGGCTGGCGCGCGCCCAACGGGCGTTTCCGGCCTGGGCCGGGCTGGGTTTCGTCAAGCGCGCCGCCCTGCTGCGGGGCCTGGCCGCGCGGCTGCGCCAGGACGCCCAACGGTTGGGCGCGCTGATGACGCTCGAAATGGGCAAGCCGATCGCGCAAGCGCGGGCCGAAATCGAAAAGTGCGCCTGGGTCTGCGAATTCTACGCCGCGCACGGGGCGGAATTCCTGCCAACGCGGGCGGTCGCGACCGATGCCGCCGAAAGTTACGTCCGTTACGACCCGCTGGGTATTGTCCTGGCGATCATGCCGTGGAATTTCCCGTTCTGGCAGATCTTCCGGTTCGCGGCGCCGGCGCTGCTGGCCGGCAACGCGGCGTTGCTCAAACATGCCTCCAACGTGCCCCAATGCGCGATGGCGATCGAGGACCTGTTTCGGGATTGCCGTTTTCCGGACGGCGTTTTCACCAACCTGCTCATTTCCGCCGCCACGGCCGAAACGCTGATCGCCCATCCGGCGGTCGCCGCGGTGACGCTGACCGGCAGCGAAACGGCCGGCCGTCGCGTGGCCGCCGCGGCCGGCGCGGCCTTGAAAAAATCAGTGCTGGAGTTGGGGGGCAGCGATCCGTTCATCGTCCTGGACGACGCGGACCTCGAACGGGCCGCCGCGGCGGGTGCGCAGGCGCGGACGATCAACGCCGGCCAGAGCTGCATCGCCGCCAAGCGATTCATCGTTTTGGAAACCGTCGCCAAACCGTTCCTGCAGCTGTTCAAGGCGCAATTGCGGCAACTGAAGGTGGGCGATCCGCTGGACGAGACAACCGCGATCGGCCCGTTGGCGCGGGGCGATTTGCGTTTTCTGCTGCACGACCAGATCACGCGTTCGGTGACCGCCGGCGCGCGGCTTGAACTGGGCGGCGAAATCCCCGCCGGGCGCGGCTATTTTTATCCGGTCACCCTGTTGACCCAGGTCCGCCCCGAAATGCCGGTCGCGGCCGAGGAAACCTTCGGCCCGGTCGCGCCGGTGCTCGTCGTCGAGACCGACGCGGAAGCCGTCCGTCTCGCGAACGCCTCGCCATACGGCTTGGGCGCCTCGCTGTGGACGCAAAACCAGGCCAAGGCGCGCCGGATCGCCGGTGAGCTGGAAGCCGGTGTTTATACTTAG
- the nifU gene encoding Fe-S cluster assembly scaffold protein NifU, which translates to MYTDKVMDHFGNPRNVGVIENADGIGEEGNPVCGDMMTFYIKVEDGRLKDVRFQTFGCGAAIAVSSMVSTMAIGKTLAEAMQITRNDVAKELGGLPAQKMHCSNLGADALHKAIQNYLDKNAAADATVKIPEKSREDIYAERFGGPLPQAAPTALPTVKSKGCSAKEGFACCPFCDAEIPKDSPICEPCGKELAHCPKCGAIMPKGAHDCPTCGFEMN; encoded by the coding sequence ATGTACACGGATAAGGTAATGGATCATTTCGGCAACCCGCGCAACGTGGGCGTGATCGAAAACGCGGACGGCATCGGCGAGGAAGGCAATCCCGTTTGCGGCGACATGATGACGTTCTATATCAAGGTGGAAGACGGCCGCCTGAAGGACGTGCGCTTTCAAACCTTCGGTTGCGGCGCGGCGATCGCCGTTTCAAGCATGGTCAGCACCATGGCGATCGGCAAGACGCTGGCCGAGGCGATGCAAATCACCCGCAACGACGTCGCGAAGGAACTCGGCGGATTGCCGGCGCAGAAAATGCATTGCTCCAACCTCGGCGCGGACGCCTTGCACAAGGCCATTCAAAATTACCTGGATAAAAACGCCGCGGCCGACGCGACGGTAAAAATCCCGGAGAAGAGCCGCGAGGATATCTACGCCGAGCGGTTCGGCGGCCCGCTGCCGCAAGCGGCGCCGACCGCGCTGCCAACGGTAAAAAGCAAGGGTTGCTCGGCGAAAGAGGGCTTTGCCTGCTGTCCGTTCTGCGACGCGGAAATCCCGAAGGACAGCCCGATTTGCGAGCCGTGCGGCAAGGAACTGGCCCATTGCCCGAAATGCGGCGCCATCATGCCCAAAGGCGCGCACGACTGCCCGACCTGCGGTTTCGAAATGAACTGA
- a CDS encoding cysteine desulfurase has translation MESIYLDHNATTPVDPLVLEAMLPYLQGSFGNASSIHSFGQAAHKGVEGAREKVAHYLGCEPKEVIFTSGATESDNHVLVGVSEAMKKKGKHLIVSAIEHPAILSTAERLEKMGYEVTRVGVDSRGVVSPEAVRAALRDDTILVSIMYANNETGAIQPIADIGRIVKERGILFHTDAVQAAGKLLLRVDDLGVDFMSLSGHKIYGPKGIGVLYIRRGSFIRPLLTGGHHEFNRRAGTENVPGIVGFGKAFELAHERMATDGPRIGALRDRLQKRLLETVPNIYLTAADAPRVPNTLHALFHFVEGEGLLLKLTMLHGIAVSTGSACTSGTLEPSHVLAAMGINKQLGNSGVRISLGRSNTEAEIDKTAEALAKEIAGLRNMSPLFEAYRRGRMSDTDRAVYDTWVTRPAPNVGG, from the coding sequence ATGGAATCGATTTATCTGGATCACAATGCCACCACACCGGTCGATCCGCTGGTTCTCGAAGCAATGTTGCCCTACCTTCAGGGCTCGTTTGGAAATGCCAGCAGCATTCACAGCTTCGGCCAGGCGGCGCACAAAGGCGTGGAAGGAGCGCGTGAAAAAGTCGCGCATTATCTCGGCTGCGAACCCAAGGAAGTGATCTTCACCTCCGGGGCGACCGAAAGCGACAACCACGTGCTCGTCGGCGTCTCCGAAGCCATGAAGAAGAAGGGCAAACACCTCATCGTCAGCGCGATCGAGCATCCGGCGATCCTCAGCACGGCCGAGCGGCTCGAAAAAATGGGCTACGAGGTCACGCGGGTCGGCGTCGATTCGCGGGGTGTCGTTTCGCCCGAAGCCGTGCGCGCGGCCTTGCGCGACGATACGATTCTGGTTTCGATCATGTACGCCAACAACGAGACCGGCGCGATTCAGCCGATTGCCGACATCGGCCGGATCGTCAAGGAGCGCGGCATTCTTTTTCACACTGATGCCGTGCAAGCCGCGGGGAAACTCTTGTTGCGGGTCGACGACCTGGGCGTGGATTTCATGAGCCTGTCCGGCCATAAAATTTACGGACCGAAGGGCATCGGAGTGCTGTACATCCGGCGCGGTTCGTTCATCCGGCCGTTGCTGACCGGCGGCCACCACGAATTCAATCGGCGGGCCGGCACCGAAAACGTGCCGGGGATCGTCGGCTTCGGCAAGGCGTTCGAACTGGCGCATGAACGGATGGCGACCGACGGGCCGCGGATCGGGGCGTTGCGCGATCGCCTGCAAAAACGATTGCTGGAGACGGTGCCGAACATCTATCTGACCGCCGCCGACGCGCCGCGCGTTCCCAATACCTTGCACGCGCTCTTCCATTTCGTGGAAGGCGAGGGCCTGCTGCTGAAATTGACGATGCTGCACGGCATCGCCGTCAGCACGGGGAGCGCCTGCACCTCCGGCACCCTGGAACCCAGCCACGTTCTGGCGGCCATGGGCATCAACAAGCAACTCGGCAACAGCGGCGTGCGCATTTCGTTGGGCCGGAGCAACACCGAGGCGGAAATCGATAAAACCGCCGAAGCGCTCGCCAAGGAAATCGCCGGCTTGCGTAACATGAGCCCGTTGTTCGAGGCTTATCGGCGCGGCCGGATGAGCGACACGGATCGCGCTGTCTACGACACCTGGGTGACGCGTCCGGCGCCGAACGTCGGCGGCTGA
- a CDS encoding Rrf2 family transcriptional regulator, with protein MALKISTKGRYGLRALIDLVMNSTGKPVLLADIARRQGLSKRYLERLFTQMRSAGIIRSVRGAAGGYLLNRPEQEILISEVIEALEGPIRAVECAKNPSRCARAAGCATLEIWQMVGEAIKEKLNGITLADLHKRQLEKGCSTTEMYYI; from the coding sequence ATGGCGCTGAAAATCTCCACCAAGGGGCGCTACGGCCTGCGGGCGTTGATCGATCTGGTGATGAACAGCACGGGAAAACCGGTGCTGCTGGCCGATATCGCCCGGCGTCAGGGGCTCAGTAAGCGATACCTGGAGCGGCTGTTCACCCAGATGCGGTCGGCCGGCATCATCCGCAGCGTGCGCGGCGCGGCGGGGGGATACCTGCTGAACCGTCCCGAGCAGGAGATTCTGATTTCCGAGGTCATCGAAGCGTTGGAAGGGCCGATTCGCGCGGTCGAGTGCGCGAAAAATCCGAGCCGGTGCGCCCGCGCGGCCGGTTGCGCGACGTTGGAAATCTGGCAGATGGTGGGCGAAGCCATCAAGGAAAAACTGAATGGCATTACGTTGGCCGATTTACACAAACGGCAGCTTGAAAAGGGCTGCTCAACCACCGAGATGTATTACATCTAG